The Solibacillus sp. FSL W7-1436 genome window below encodes:
- the dnaI gene encoding primosomal protein DnaI: MIKKQVSTIEPIKDSLNKINIPSFEQKYNELKNRVLSHPSVKQFMDDHDMTENSAVIQYGMTTLFEFVEQKHTCCGAGSTSQCQNFYKGHVPQLMLSNGQINIIYRKCEQMLKEDDQRELASMMKTMYMPKDVLKADFNEMDMNDSSRMAATQFMVEFRKQYRETKELPAKGLYLYGTFGVGKTYILGAIANALSKERIQTLLVYMPEFIRELKSSVTEGSIEQKIDFVKKVPVLMLDDVGSEPISTWTRDEIIGSILHYRMAEKLPTFISSNFNYKQLEEQWSVTEHGAIDEMKSGRILQRVQALTTPLEITGTNRRK, translated from the coding sequence GTGATTAAAAAGCAGGTGAGTACGATCGAACCAATAAAAGATTCGCTCAATAAAATAAATATCCCGTCATTTGAGCAGAAATATAATGAATTAAAAAACCGGGTCCTTTCACATCCGAGTGTAAAACAGTTTATGGATGACCATGATATGACGGAAAACTCGGCTGTTATTCAATATGGGATGACAACTCTTTTTGAATTTGTAGAGCAAAAGCACACTTGCTGTGGAGCCGGTTCTACATCGCAGTGTCAAAATTTCTATAAAGGTCATGTTCCGCAATTGATGCTTTCGAATGGTCAGATTAATATTATTTACCGCAAGTGCGAACAAATGCTTAAAGAAGATGACCAGCGTGAACTTGCTTCAATGATGAAGACGATGTATATGCCGAAAGACGTCCTGAAGGCAGACTTTAATGAAATGGATATGAATGATAGTTCACGCATGGCTGCGACACAGTTTATGGTTGAATTCAGGAAACAATACCGTGAAACGAAAGAGCTTCCTGCAAAAGGGCTTTATTTATACGGCACATTCGGTGTTGGAAAAACCTATATTTTAGGCGCCATCGCAAATGCTTTGTCGAAAGAACGTATTCAAACTTTATTAGTATATATGCCGGAATTCATCCGCGAATTAAAGTCGTCGGTCACAGAAGGATCGATTGAACAGAAAATCGATTTTGTAAAAAAAGTGCCGGTACTAATGCTCGATGATGTTGGCTCAGAACCGATTTCTACATGGACAAGAGATGAAATTATCGGGTCAATTCTGCATTACCGTATGGCGGAAAAATTGCCGACATTTATTTCTTCAAACTTCAATTACAAACAGCTGGAAGAACAATGGTCCGTAACTGAACATGGGGCAATTGATGAAATGAAATCAGGCCGTATTTTACAGCGTGTACAAGCATTAACGACACCGCTTGAAATTACAGGAACAAACCGCAGAAAATAA
- a CDS encoding DnaD domain protein — MMNQLNPYDHCEIHCPQTITSEHQLALQLCYQPIIGVEATALYLKLWVETQQHEKATCFHSNLLDSLSFKPKQLLQARIVLEAIGLLKSFEKMMDSYKSMKYILYPPLTGHDFFDDSILSVALLRKIGREQYESLRNKLSKHDIALHGYKDVTSSFNDAFVAITETELMQVMQESPGSANERSKMSYPFEYDLFDFKSFMMGMSQNLIPSRLFTLDIKIAIAKLAFMYNFSVTDMQRIVLLAWDTDEGLTKKELEKRCEEYYQLNVGVAKPKLIKKQDIFRSVEVNSTAPAKTQQNINDKEGLIEYLEKTSPIEVFQKFNGYLPPESVVMEFNNFIRKGVSYGTLNVLIHYISMNDELNYNKNFMMVVMNNWLKKGAKTAENTMEIAKAEHSYRDRKSKNLSKITVTKNDLNKVEENNNSKNDSPDPALVDFKNSTPYQYLLILTHGEEPFSGHVKIAESLYSSYDIPIEVANVIIRHVWDSTKGNLPESFVEALASEIRYNQIKTAEQALDYIEKRNERNLIKVTEDYLTVDDQSIHYDKTVPYYFLKSLYKGKKPVKFIVDLAEELVLQQGLSVGAVNVLMEYAYNESNGKLTKNFVQSIAGNWMLNPPANALEALRIVEESDGTQLKASKITMDTPLAFKVTVKDMSKWIPAFDETLPYDFMKNLLNGKEPVEMLVKQVDDLVLKHGIKVGVVNAILEFILTNKTSRFGRNQIQTLALNMQLKNILLAKDALAYIESNYKENKVDVKITEHDLPKYYPQDYVFTPELARYEKATPYEFTKELNDGHEPFAYVVATAEKLILHYKMIPAVVNYMLEYVMEKTEGALPEKYINSVANTWRNNKIQTINQAKIYTEMQDKKNKQRGARKVGVVPDWFKEKDQEPVQQASSSNAQNQIDFEEQRKKLLEQLNSD; from the coding sequence ATGATGAATCAGCTAAATCCATATGACCATTGTGAAATTCATTGCCCTCAAACTATCACTAGTGAGCATCAGCTTGCATTGCAATTATGCTATCAGCCGATTATCGGTGTTGAAGCGACCGCACTATATTTAAAGTTATGGGTTGAAACACAACAACACGAAAAAGCAACTTGTTTTCATAGCAACCTGCTCGATTCCTTAAGTTTTAAACCGAAGCAATTACTGCAAGCAAGAATTGTATTAGAAGCAATTGGTTTATTGAAATCATTTGAAAAGATGATGGATTCATATAAATCGATGAAGTATATTTTATATCCGCCATTGACTGGCCATGACTTCTTTGACGATTCGATACTTTCTGTAGCACTTTTACGGAAAATCGGCCGCGAACAGTATGAATCATTACGAAATAAACTATCAAAACATGACATTGCCTTACATGGATACAAAGATGTAACAAGCAGCTTTAATGATGCATTTGTTGCAATAACAGAAACTGAGCTAATGCAGGTAATGCAGGAAAGTCCAGGTTCGGCAAATGAACGTTCGAAAATGTCTTACCCGTTTGAGTATGACTTATTTGATTTTAAAAGCTTCATGATGGGCATGAGCCAAAACTTAATTCCGAGTAGATTATTTACATTGGATATTAAGATTGCCATTGCCAAATTAGCATTTATGTACAACTTCTCTGTTACGGATATGCAAAGAATCGTGTTACTCGCTTGGGATACAGATGAAGGATTAACGAAAAAAGAGCTTGAAAAACGCTGTGAAGAATACTACCAGCTGAACGTAGGTGTCGCAAAGCCTAAACTGATCAAAAAACAGGACATTTTCCGTTCGGTAGAAGTAAACAGCACCGCTCCTGCAAAAACACAGCAAAATATTAATGATAAAGAAGGCTTAATCGAGTACTTGGAAAAAACCTCACCGATTGAAGTTTTCCAGAAATTTAATGGTTATTTGCCTCCAGAATCCGTTGTAATGGAATTTAATAATTTCATCAGAAAAGGAGTTTCTTACGGCACATTGAATGTTTTGATACATTATATTTCAATGAATGACGAATTAAATTACAATAAAAACTTTATGATGGTTGTCATGAATAACTGGCTGAAAAAAGGTGCAAAAACAGCCGAAAATACTATGGAAATTGCCAAAGCAGAACATAGTTACCGTGATCGTAAATCAAAAAACCTATCGAAAATCACAGTTACGAAAAACGATTTAAATAAAGTGGAAGAAAATAATAACTCGAAAAACGATTCTCCTGATCCAGCGCTCGTTGATTTTAAAAATTCTACACCTTATCAGTATTTGCTGATTTTGACTCATGGTGAAGAACCATTTTCAGGGCATGTAAAAATAGCAGAATCGCTTTACAGTTCTTATGATATCCCGATTGAAGTGGCAAATGTCATCATTCGTCATGTGTGGGATTCGACAAAAGGCAACTTGCCGGAATCGTTTGTAGAAGCGTTGGCATCTGAAATCCGGTACAATCAAATTAAAACAGCAGAGCAAGCATTGGACTATATTGAAAAGCGAAATGAACGCAATCTTATTAAAGTGACAGAAGATTATTTAACGGTAGATGACCAATCGATTCATTATGATAAAACGGTGCCTTACTATTTCCTGAAATCACTGTATAAAGGGAAAAAGCCGGTGAAATTCATTGTCGACTTAGCCGAGGAACTCGTATTGCAGCAAGGCCTTTCGGTAGGTGCTGTCAATGTTCTGATGGAATATGCCTATAATGAGAGCAATGGGAAACTAACGAAAAACTTTGTACAGTCTATTGCCGGTAACTGGATGTTAAATCCTCCGGCAAATGCTTTAGAAGCTCTTCGCATTGTAGAAGAAAGCGATGGAACTCAATTGAAGGCATCCAAAATTACGATGGATACACCGCTTGCATTTAAAGTTACCGTCAAAGATATGTCGAAATGGATTCCGGCTTTCGATGAAACATTGCCATATGATTTCATGAAAAATCTGCTTAACGGGAAAGAACCGGTAGAAATGCTGGTGAAGCAAGTGGATGATCTCGTATTAAAACACGGCATTAAAGTTGGTGTAGTCAATGCCATACTTGAATTTATATTAACGAATAAAACGAGCCGTTTTGGACGTAATCAAATTCAGACGCTTGCACTCAATATGCAGCTGAAAAACATCCTATTGGCGAAAGATGCACTGGCCTACATTGAATCGAACTATAAAGAAAATAAAGTAGACGTGAAAATTACCGAGCACGATTTACCGAAATATTACCCGCAAGATTATGTGTTTACACCGGAATTGGCCCGCTATGAAAAAGCGACGCCGTATGAATTTACAAAAGAGTTAAACGATGGTCATGAGCCGTTTGCGTATGTTGTCGCAACAGCGGAAAAATTAATCCTGCATTACAAGATGATCCCGGCTGTCGTCAACTACATGCTCGAGTATGTAATGGAAAAAACAGAAGGTGCATTGCCTGAAAAATACATTAACAGTGTCGCAAATACTTGGCGAAACAATAAAATTCAGACGATTAATCAAGCGAAGATTTATACTGAAATGCAAGATAAGAAAAACAAACAGCGCGGGGCAAGGAAAGTTGGCGTAGTTCCGGATTGGTTCAAAGAAAAAGATCAGGAACCTGTACAACAAGCTAGTTCCAGTAACGCTCAAAACCAGATTGATTTTGAAGAGCAGCGCAAAAAATTATTAGAGCAATTAAATAGTGATTAA
- the nrdR gene encoding transcriptional regulator NrdR codes for MRCPACQYNGTRVVDSRPVDDNKEIRRRRECESCAFRFTTFEKIEETPLIVVKKDSSREEFSREKVLRGLIRACEKRPVALEQLEEIVLSIEKELRRLGNAEVRSEDVGEMVMDRLAKIDEVAYVRFASVYRQFKDITVFIEELKEIMTRQSNDK; via the coding sequence ATGAGATGTCCAGCTTGTCAATACAACGGGACACGCGTTGTAGACTCAAGACCTGTTGATGATAATAAAGAAATTCGCAGACGTCGTGAATGTGAATCATGTGCCTTTCGATTTACGACATTTGAAAAAATTGAAGAAACCCCATTAATCGTAGTGAAAAAAGATAGTTCACGCGAGGAGTTCAGCCGTGAAAAAGTATTGCGCGGTTTAATACGCGCATGTGAAAAACGGCCGGTTGCATTAGAACAATTAGAAGAGATTGTTTTATCGATTGAAAAAGAATTGCGCCGATTAGGCAATGCGGAAGTACGCTCGGAAGATGTCGGGGAGATGGTAATGGACCGCCTTGCGAAAATCGATGAAGTAGCCTATGTCCGCTTCGCATCTGTTTACCGCCAATTTAAAGATATTACTGTATTTATCGAGGAACTGAAAGAAATCATGACCCGTCAGTCAAATGACAAATAA
- a CDS encoding glyceraldehyde-3-phosphate dehydrogenase: protein MTVSIAINGFGRIGRMVFRQAMMRGDVNIVAVNASYPSETLAHLIKYDTNHGVFPGTVEAVEGALIVNGKRVELVSERDPLKLPWAQMGVDIVIEATGKFNDREKAAKHIEAGAKKVILTAPGKNEDITVVLGVNDDKLDLSKHDVISNASCTTNCLAPVAKVLNDEFGIVNGLMTTVHAYTNDQNNIDNPHKDLRRARNCGSSIIPTSTGAAKALRLVLPELDGKIHGMALRVPTPNVSLVDLVVDVEKDVTVEEVNAAFKAAAEGKMNGILNFSMEPLVSSDYNTTTYSSTVDGLTTIVLGDRKVKVIAWYDNEWGYSARVVDLTKKIANELAAVNA, encoded by the coding sequence ATGACAGTTTCTATTGCAATTAATGGTTTTGGCCGCATTGGTCGTATGGTGTTCCGACAAGCAATGATGCGCGGTGACGTGAATATCGTAGCAGTGAACGCAAGCTATCCATCTGAAACGTTAGCACATTTAATTAAGTATGACACAAATCATGGTGTTTTCCCTGGAACTGTTGAAGCAGTCGAAGGTGCTTTAATTGTAAATGGCAAACGTGTTGAATTAGTTAGTGAACGTGATCCATTAAAATTACCATGGGCTCAAATGGGTGTAGATATCGTAATTGAAGCGACTGGTAAATTTAATGACCGTGAAAAAGCAGCAAAACATATTGAAGCTGGCGCGAAAAAAGTTATTTTAACTGCTCCTGGTAAAAATGAAGATATTACGGTTGTTTTAGGTGTAAATGATGATAAATTGGATTTATCAAAGCATGACGTTATTTCAAATGCATCTTGTACAACAAACTGCTTAGCCCCTGTAGCAAAAGTATTGAACGATGAATTCGGTATTGTAAACGGTTTAATGACAACAGTTCATGCTTATACAAACGATCAAAATAATATCGATAATCCTCATAAAGATTTACGTCGTGCACGTAACTGTGGATCATCGATTATTCCAACTTCAACTGGTGCAGCAAAAGCATTACGTCTTGTATTACCGGAATTGGACGGGAAAATCCATGGGATGGCATTACGTGTACCTACACCAAACGTTTCTTTAGTTGACTTAGTTGTAGATGTAGAAAAAGACGTAACGGTAGAAGAAGTAAACGCAGCATTCAAAGCGGCGGCTGAAGGTAAAATGAACGGTATTTTAAACTTCTCTATGGAACCATTAGTATCTTCTGACTACAATACAACAACATACTCATCTACTGTAGACGGGTTAACTACGATCGTATTAGGCGACCGTAAAGTAAAAGTAATCGCTTGGTATGACAATGAGTGGGGTTACTCTGCCCGCGTAGTAGATTTGACAAAGAAAATTGCAAATGAATTAGCAGCTGTGAATGCATAA
- the coaE gene encoding dephospho-CoA kinase (Dephospho-CoA kinase (CoaE) performs the final step in coenzyme A biosynthesis.), whose translation MIIGLTGSIASGKSTVAKMIVSYGLPIVDADVVARQVVEPGTPTLKKIAEAFGPEVIAQDGSMDRAKVGSIIFHDEEMRKTLNSIIHPAIREEMLRQRDEFISYGEKNIFMDIPLLFESKLEHFVEKIIVVSVNKEVQLQRLMKRNGFTEEEANARIATQIPVKEKEQLADAVIHNNGTLEDTAIQLQNILYEWNVLK comes from the coding sequence GTGATTATTGGGTTAACAGGCAGTATTGCCAGCGGAAAGAGCACAGTTGCAAAAATGATTGTGTCATACGGATTGCCGATCGTTGATGCAGATGTAGTAGCGCGACAAGTAGTCGAGCCTGGCACACCGACATTAAAAAAGATTGCAGAAGCATTCGGGCCGGAAGTTATTGCACAGGATGGTTCAATGGACCGTGCAAAAGTGGGAAGCATTATATTTCATGATGAAGAAATGCGAAAAACTTTAAACAGCATTATACATCCGGCTATCCGTGAAGAAATGCTGCGTCAGCGTGATGAATTTATATCGTATGGCGAAAAAAATATTTTCATGGATATCCCGCTGTTATTCGAAAGCAAGCTGGAGCATTTCGTTGAAAAAATTATTGTCGTTTCTGTAAACAAAGAAGTGCAGCTTCAACGCTTAATGAAACGAAACGGCTTTACGGAAGAAGAAGCAAATGCCCGTATTGCGACACAGATTCCGGTCAAAGAAAAAGAACAGTTAGCTGATGCGGTTATTCATAACAATGGCACGCTGGAAGATACAGCAATTCAGCTTCAAAATATTCTGTATGAGTGGAACGTGCTGAAGTAA
- the mutM gene encoding bifunctional DNA-formamidopyrimidine glycosylase/DNA-(apurinic or apyrimidinic site) lyase, whose translation MPELPEVEGVVRDLRPIVEGKTIESVSLSDVVYTSHEAGKQAIVKNAKPSQFELLVRDMTIDMLERRSKYIFFHLKKNDERFILVNHLGMSGAWFVVNDVLEITEEKFRKHIHAIFTLASGELLVYADIRRFGELRFIKEIADHPPLLKMAPEPFDEIACDFFLMQSEKPKFAKKPIKEVIMDGQVISGCGNIYATEALFKMLIHPGRMTSELSREQKTKLFHVICDVLQESIDSGGSTISDYRSINGGAGTMQHRLKMYGKKQCVVCETNTESLVIAGRTSTYCPQCQK comes from the coding sequence ATGCCGGAATTACCAGAAGTAGAAGGGGTCGTACGTGATTTACGGCCAATCGTAGAAGGAAAGACGATCGAATCTGTTTCATTATCGGACGTCGTTTATACATCGCATGAAGCAGGAAAACAGGCGATTGTAAAAAATGCAAAGCCTTCTCAATTTGAACTGCTAGTACGCGATATGACAATCGATATGTTAGAGCGCAGATCGAAATATATATTCTTCCATCTCAAGAAAAATGATGAACGTTTCATTTTAGTCAATCATTTAGGGATGAGTGGAGCATGGTTTGTTGTAAATGATGTGCTGGAAATTACCGAGGAAAAGTTCCGGAAGCATATTCATGCGATATTCACATTGGCAAGCGGAGAATTGCTTGTCTATGCTGATATCCGGCGTTTTGGCGAACTGCGCTTTATTAAGGAAATTGCTGATCACCCGCCATTGTTAAAAATGGCGCCGGAGCCTTTTGATGAAATCGCCTGTGATTTTTTCCTTATGCAAAGTGAAAAACCGAAATTCGCAAAAAAACCGATTAAAGAAGTCATCATGGATGGACAGGTGATTTCCGGTTGCGGCAATATTTATGCAACCGAAGCATTGTTCAAAATGCTTATACATCCGGGGAGAATGACAAGTGAGTTAAGTCGTGAGCAAAAGACAAAGCTCTTTCACGTAATTTGTGATGTATTGCAGGAAAGTATCGATTCGGGCGGATCGACAATTTCAGATTACCGCAGTATTAATGGCGGTGCAGGAACGATGCAGCATCGACTGAAAATGTATGGGAAAAAGCAATGTGTTGTATGTGAAACAAATACAGAGTCGCTCGTCATCGCGGGCAGAACATCAACATATTGTCCGCAATGTCAAAAATAA
- the polA gene encoding DNA polymerase I, translating to MTKQKLLLLDGNSLAYRAFFALPLLTNDSGIHTNATYGFTTMLQKIIGEENPTQMLVAFDAGKTTFRHESFGEYKGGRQKTPPELSEQFPYIRKLIDAYKIKRYELEMYEADDIIGTLAKQAAGQGIEVIVVSGDKDLTQLATEDVTVYITRKGITDIEKYTPAHIEEKYGLTPEQIIDMKGLMGDQSDNIPGVPGVGEKTAIKLLKEHGTIENLYEAIDTLKASKMKEKLVDNEEMAHLSKKLATIHTDAPLTITLDDLAYSGPDEEALLDVWQELGFKSLIEKSDFEAVETEQAELVFENVQHITAAMLKDTMAIHLELENEHYHSCNALGLALSDGERTVYTAIENVVDNAELKAWLQDETKKKFVADSKATQAMLHRLGIELKGVEFDLLLASYIVKPSISGDDVATLAKEFGYQDVQSNEAVYGKGAKWIVPGADHVAEHVSRKAVAVWKLQPVLEQTLKENEQFELYKELELPLAHILGKMESEGITVNIDTLRQMGDELKVKLEVMEATIYELAGEKFNINSPKQLGVILFDKLGLPVIKKTKTGYSTAADVLEKLQSEHDIVKHILEYRTLAKLKSTYIEGLVKEIHEADSKVHTRFQQALTSTGRLSSTNPNLQNIPIRLEEGRKIRKAFVPSKKDWILFAADYSQIELRVLAHMCGDDALVEAFQQGMDIHTRTAMDVFNLENPADVTSLMRRTAKAVNFGIVYGISDYGLSQSLDITRKEAGIFIENYLQSFPGVKNYMDTSIEEAKKAGFVTTILNRRRYLPDITSSNFNLRSFAERTAMNTPIQGSAADIIKKAMIDMNARLEQVGLQTKLLLQVHDELIFEAPKEEVEILERIVPEVMENAIKLSVPLKVEFSYGPTWYDAK from the coding sequence ATGACAAAACAAAAATTGCTTTTATTAGATGGAAACTCTTTAGCATATCGTGCCTTTTTTGCATTACCGCTGCTGACGAATGACAGTGGGATTCATACAAATGCAACTTATGGGTTTACGACGATGTTGCAAAAAATTATCGGTGAGGAAAATCCGACACAAATGCTTGTTGCGTTCGATGCCGGCAAAACGACTTTCCGTCATGAATCATTCGGTGAATACAAAGGGGGCCGTCAAAAAACGCCACCAGAGCTTTCCGAACAGTTTCCCTATATTCGTAAACTGATCGATGCATATAAGATTAAACGCTATGAGCTGGAAATGTATGAAGCGGATGACATTATCGGAACGCTGGCGAAACAGGCTGCCGGACAAGGGATAGAAGTTATCGTTGTTTCAGGAGATAAAGATTTAACGCAGCTTGCAACAGAGGATGTTACTGTATATATTACCCGAAAAGGGATTACCGATATTGAAAAATATACACCGGCCCATATTGAAGAAAAATATGGACTGACACCAGAGCAGATTATCGATATGAAAGGGCTTATGGGCGATCAATCGGATAATATTCCTGGAGTTCCAGGCGTTGGTGAAAAAACAGCGATTAAATTATTGAAGGAACACGGTACCATTGAAAACCTATATGAAGCGATCGATACATTGAAAGCATCGAAAATGAAAGAAAAGCTGGTAGATAATGAAGAAATGGCGCACTTATCTAAAAAGCTGGCGACAATCCATACCGATGCACCGCTTACAATTACACTTGATGATTTGGCATATTCCGGCCCGGATGAGGAAGCGCTTCTTGATGTATGGCAGGAGCTTGGATTTAAATCTTTAATCGAAAAGAGCGATTTTGAAGCAGTAGAGACAGAACAAGCGGAATTAGTATTCGAGAATGTACAGCATATTACAGCTGCCATGCTCAAAGATACGATGGCTATTCACCTGGAGCTGGAGAATGAACATTACCATAGTTGTAATGCCCTTGGTCTAGCATTGTCGGATGGGGAACGTACTGTTTATACGGCGATTGAAAATGTTGTTGATAATGCAGAGTTAAAAGCATGGCTGCAGGATGAAACAAAGAAAAAATTTGTTGCCGACAGTAAAGCGACACAGGCAATGCTTCATCGTTTAGGGATTGAACTAAAAGGGGTGGAGTTCGATTTATTGTTAGCTTCGTACATTGTAAAGCCGTCGATTTCAGGTGATGATGTTGCTACACTTGCAAAAGAATTCGGTTATCAGGATGTACAATCCAATGAAGCGGTTTACGGAAAAGGGGCAAAATGGATTGTTCCCGGTGCTGATCATGTGGCAGAACATGTAAGCCGTAAAGCTGTAGCGGTTTGGAAGCTGCAGCCAGTATTAGAGCAAACACTGAAAGAAAATGAACAGTTTGAATTATATAAAGAGCTGGAGCTGCCGCTTGCCCATATTTTAGGGAAGATGGAAAGCGAAGGGATAACAGTCAATATCGATACATTGCGTCAAATGGGCGATGAACTGAAGGTAAAGCTCGAAGTAATGGAAGCGACAATATATGAACTGGCAGGAGAGAAATTCAATATTAATTCACCGAAACAGCTTGGTGTCATTTTGTTTGATAAACTTGGCCTACCTGTCATTAAAAAGACGAAAACAGGATATTCAACAGCAGCCGATGTGCTGGAAAAGCTGCAGTCCGAGCATGATATTGTGAAGCATATTCTGGAGTACCGAACACTCGCGAAACTGAAATCAACTTATATTGAAGGGTTGGTTAAAGAGATACATGAGGCGGATTCCAAAGTGCATACCCGTTTCCAACAGGCATTAACTTCAACAGGGCGTTTAAGCTCAACAAATCCGAATTTACAAAACATCCCGATTCGCTTGGAAGAAGGACGAAAAATTCGAAAAGCATTTGTTCCATCGAAGAAAGACTGGATTCTTTTTGCAGCAGACTATTCTCAAATCGAGCTGCGCGTATTGGCTCATATGTGCGGTGATGATGCGCTTGTTGAGGCATTCCAGCAAGGAATGGACATCCATACACGTACGGCAATGGATGTATTTAATCTTGAAAACCCGGCTGATGTGACAAGCTTAATGCGTCGCACTGCAAAAGCTGTAAACTTTGGGATCGTTTATGGGATTAGTGACTATGGCTTATCGCAAAGTCTTGATATTACACGTAAAGAAGCGGGTATTTTTATCGAAAACTACTTGCAAAGCTTCCCGGGTGTAAAAAACTATATGGATACAAGTATTGAAGAGGCCAAGAAAGCCGGCTTCGTTACAACGATTTTAAATCGCCGCCGCTACTTACCTGACATCACAAGCTCAAACTTCAATTTAAGAAGTTTTGCGGAGCGTACCGCGATGAACACACCGATCCAGGGAAGTGCCGCGGATATTATTAAAAAAGCAATGATCGATATGAATGCCCGCCTTGAACAAGTAGGATTACAGACGAAGCTATTATTACAAGTACACGATGAGCTTATTTTTGAAGCACCAAAAGAAGAAGTTGAAATTTTAGAACGTATCGTACCTGAAGTTATGGAAAATGCAATTAAGTTAAGCGTGCCGTTAAAGGTTGAGTTTTCATATGGTCCTACATGGTACGATGCGAAATAA
- a CDS encoding DNA polymerase I, with protein MSKVIQNSLIAFIMATSVTALFYQSNINFVKVEIFHIPILFIAILVLSLFIAEDVRDSFKKVLWFEKREDKRPIWQVGIGMIFYFTQIGFVEVFARGLMPYDLGGMPMYVIIPFLNAFLLTVIFEEIFYEEKREVVKSYKFKKLK; from the coding sequence TTGAGTAAAGTTATACAGAATAGTTTAATTGCTTTTATTATGGCAACATCTGTAACAGCGCTTTTTTATCAGTCTAATATAAATTTCGTGAAGGTGGAAATTTTTCATATACCAATTTTGTTTATTGCTATTTTAGTATTAAGTTTATTTATTGCAGAAGATGTACGGGACTCGTTCAAGAAAGTATTGTGGTTCGAAAAACGTGAAGATAAGCGTCCGATCTGGCAAGTTGGTATCGGTATGATCTTTTATTTCACACAAATTGGATTCGTAGAAGTATTTGCGCGCGGGTTAATGCCATACGATTTAGGCGGCATGCCGATGTATGTGATTATTCCATTTTTAAATGCCTTTTTATTAACGGTTATTTTTGAAGAAATATTCTATGAAGAAAAACGCGAAGTCGTGAAAAGCTATAAATTTAAAAAGTTAAAGTAA